The window TGCAGTAAGTCTTTGAGAGGTGGTGGTGCGGTAATTTCAACCTGATAATGTGCGGACTCTGCCTGCACAGGCAGAGTCCAAAAAAGCCACAAAAAACAGATTAAAAGGATTCTTCTCAAGTGTAGGCTACCTTTGATTGTTTGCCTGACTTGTAATTTGGCTAAATAGCAACCGTAGAGCTAAACGGTACGTGCTAGCTCCGCAGCCTTGCCAGTGTAGCTTGCTGGTGTCATTTCTAGTAGCGCTTGTTTTGCATCGGCAGGAATGTTTAAGCCACTAATGAATATGTGTAAAGAAGCTTTGTTGATGCCACCTTTACCGCGTGTGAGTTCTTTAAGTTGCTCGTACGGATTTTCAATACCATAACGACGCATCACGGTTTGAATCGGTTCTGCTAATACTTCCCAGCTGTTATCCAAGTCTGATGCCAACTTTTCTGGGTTAATTTCTAGTTTGTTTAAGCCACGTAAGCAAGAGTCGTAACCTAAAAGCGTATAACCAAAAGCCACGCCCATATTGCGCAACACGGTTGAGTCTGTCAGGTCGCGCTGCCAACGTGAGATAGGCAATTTTTCAGCTAAATGGCGCAACACAGCATTGGCTAAACCTAAATTACCTTCGGAGTTTTCAAAGTCAATCGGGTTCACTTTATGCGGCATGGTAGACGAGCCGATTTCACCCGCTTTTACTTTTTGTTTAAAATAGCCTACCGAAATGTAACCCCAAATATCACGGTTAATATCAATCAAAATCGTGTTGATACGACTTAGGCAATCGTACAGCTCAGCCATGTAATCATGCGGCTCAATTTGAATGGTCATTGGGTTATAAGTTAAACCTAAACTTTCAACGAAGTTCTTAGCAAAACTTTCCCAATCGAAATTTGGATATGCAGAAAGGTGCGCGTTGAAGTTACCTACAGCACCGTTGATTTTGCCTAGAATTTCATTGGCTTCAAGCTGCTTTTGTTGACGTTGCAGGCGATACACTACGTTAGCTAACTCTTTACCCATGGTGGTTGGTGATGCTGTTTGGCCGTGTGTACGTGACAGCATAGATTGGTCAGCAAGCTCATGCGATAAATCAGTTAAGCGTGAAATCAAGTTCGTCAGAAATGGCAACATCACCGCATCACGCGCGCTTTTTAGCATTAAGCCGTGTGATAAATTGTTGATGTCTTCAGAAGTGCAAGCAAAATGAATAAACTCGCTGGCTTTTTTAATTTCAAGATTGCCATCAAATTTCTCTTTAAGCCAATACTCAAGCGCTTTTACGTCATGATTCGTGCGCGCTTCAATCGCTTTAACTTGTGATGCATCGACTTCGCTAAAGTTAGCAATGGCATCATCTAGTTCTTTGATCGTCTCTGCAGTGAATGGTGCAATCTCTTGTAAATCTTTAGCCGCAGATAACGCTTTAAGCCATTCCACCTCCACCCAAGCGCGGTGTTTAATCAGCGCATATTCGCTAAAGTAAGGGCGTAAAGCGTCTAATTTAGTTTGATAGCGGCCATCAAGAGGAGAGAGTGCATTGAGCGTAGTAAGTGACATAGCGAGAAGAAATAAGCGTGTTAAGAAAACGTCATTTTACGCTGATTAGCAGGCTTAATCCATGAAAATTAGTTTTTGAGCGCAACCGCAATCATCATGCAGGTTTGAGTTGGGCGGGCGAAAACTCTTTAAATATCTTGCCATTGCCCGACTGTCTGCAAGACATGATCTAGCTCGCGCACCAAGGCATCCACGACTTGAGGGTCAAAATGTTTGCCGCTCTGCTCTTTGATAAGATCCATAGTTTTTTCCACAGACCAAGCTTCTT is drawn from Methylotenera versatilis 301 and contains these coding sequences:
- the purB gene encoding adenylosuccinate lyase, producing the protein MSLTTLNALSPLDGRYQTKLDALRPYFSEYALIKHRAWVEVEWLKALSAAKDLQEIAPFTAETIKELDDAIANFSEVDASQVKAIEARTNHDVKALEYWLKEKFDGNLEIKKASEFIHFACTSEDINNLSHGLMLKSARDAVMLPFLTNLISRLTDLSHELADQSMLSRTHGQTASPTTMGKELANVVYRLQRQQKQLEANEILGKINGAVGNFNAHLSAYPNFDWESFAKNFVESLGLTYNPMTIQIEPHDYMAELYDCLSRINTILIDINRDIWGYISVGYFKQKVKAGEIGSSTMPHKVNPIDFENSEGNLGLANAVLRHLAEKLPISRWQRDLTDSTVLRNMGVAFGYTLLGYDSCLRGLNKLEINPEKLASDLDNSWEVLAEPIQTVMRRYGIENPYEQLKELTRGKGGINKASLHIFISGLNIPADAKQALLEMTPASYTGKAAELARTV